A section of the Roseovarius sp. W115 genome encodes:
- a CDS encoding cob(I)yrinic acid a,c-diamide adenosyltransferase — translation MVVLNKIYTKTGDAGETALGNGTRVAKHSMRVTAYGTVDEVNATVGLARLHSGGDTDAALARIQNDLFDLGADLCRPDMEMDAEAEYPPLRMADSQVERLEAEIDVMNEALEPLRSFILPGGSALAAHLHLCRTVSRRAERLAVELATMEAINPAAVKYLNRLSDWFFVAGRMANDEGKSDVLWVPGANR, via the coding sequence ATGGTTGTACTCAACAAGATCTACACCAAGACCGGGGATGCCGGGGAAACCGCACTTGGCAATGGCACACGTGTGGCGAAACACTCAATGCGCGTGACCGCCTATGGTACCGTGGATGAGGTCAACGCGACCGTGGGTCTGGCGCGCCTTCACAGTGGCGGTGACACCGATGCCGCTCTGGCCCGCATTCAGAACGATCTTTTCGATCTCGGCGCCGACTTGTGTCGCCCCGACATGGAAATGGACGCTGAAGCCGAGTATCCGCCGCTGCGCATGGCCGATAGTCAGGTTGAACGGCTGGAAGCGGAAATTGACGTCATGAACGAAGCACTGGAGCCTCTGCGCAGCTTCATCCTTCCGGGGGGATCGGCGCTTGCCGCGCATCTCCATCTGTGCCGCACGGTTTCGCGCCGCGCAGAACGGCTTGCGGTGGAACTGGCCACGATGGAAGCGATCAATCCGGCCGCAGTCAAATATCTCAACCGTCTGTCCGACTGGTTTTTTGTGGCCGGGCGCATGGCCAATGATGAAGGCAAATCCGACGTGCTTTGGGTGCCCGGCGCGAACCGGTAA
- a CDS encoding twin transmembrane helix small protein, which yields MLKDPLFIVAALACGVVAVILIKGISTFGKEGVDNAKRANKFMQYRIIAQFIAVLLILLFVYVRRQAGGE from the coding sequence ATGCTCAAAGACCCTCTTTTTATTGTGGCCGCGTTGGCCTGCGGTGTGGTGGCCGTGATCCTGATCAAGGGCATCAGCACCTTTGGCAAGGAAGGCGTGGACAACGCAAAACGCGCAAACAAGTTCATGCAATACCGGATCATCGCACAGTTCATTGCGGTGCTTCTGATTTTGCTCTTTGTCTATGTGCGCCGGCAGGCAGGAGGCGAATAA
- a CDS encoding SDR family NAD(P)-dependent oxidoreductase — MSERTILITGCSSGIGYDGAIGLRERGWRVFASCRKPEDCERMRSEGFESPLIDYQSPETIATGLAEVLEATDGRLDALFNNGAFACPGLVEDLPTDALRAIFEANFFGWHELTRYVIPVMRAQGHGRIVQNSSILGFITLPWRGAYNATKHALEGLTDTMRIEMRGTGIHVALIEPGPVTSKIRQNAIPHFESWIDWENSARAESYEVLRKRLYGPKSRDTFELPASAVTKKLIHAIEAKRPKPRYYVTTPTYLMGGLRRVLSTRALDWILSKN; from the coding sequence ATGAGCGAAAGAACCATTCTTATCACGGGCTGTTCTTCCGGTATCGGCTACGATGGCGCGATTGGTCTGCGTGAGCGTGGCTGGCGTGTTTTCGCGTCCTGCCGCAAACCAGAAGACTGTGAACGTATGCGCAGCGAGGGCTTTGAGAGCCCGCTGATAGACTACCAAAGCCCCGAAACCATAGCCACCGGGCTAGCAGAAGTACTGGAAGCAACAGACGGGCGCTTGGATGCGCTATTCAACAACGGCGCATTTGCCTGTCCAGGGCTTGTCGAAGATCTACCAACAGACGCCTTGCGCGCGATTTTCGAGGCCAATTTCTTTGGCTGGCATGAGCTTACCCGCTATGTCATCCCAGTGATGCGTGCTCAGGGTCACGGCCGTATCGTACAGAATTCATCAATCCTCGGCTTTATTACACTGCCTTGGCGCGGCGCCTATAATGCCACAAAACACGCACTTGAGGGTCTTACCGACACCATGCGCATCGAAATGCGCGGCACCGGCATCCACGTGGCCCTCATTGAGCCAGGTCCCGTAACCTCTAAAATCCGGCAAAACGCAATTCCGCATTTCGAAAGCTGGATTGACTGGGAAAATTCTGCGCGAGCGGAAAGTTATGAGGTCCTGCGCAAGCGCCTCTATGGCCCCAAATCACGCGACACTTTTGAGCTTCCGGCCTCTGCTGTGACCAAGAAGCTTATTCATGCGATTGAGGCGAAACGTCCAAAACCACGATACTACGTCACCACGCCAACCTACCTCATGGGCGGACTGAGGCGTGTTCTTTCGACCCGCGCTCTTGATTGGATTTTGTCTAAAAACTGA
- a CDS encoding SH3 domain-containing protein has product MMITFGFLGFAFYELSGGADYEPHANSIQARAGQTQPVSVAELEPVETPSIADLAKPAPKAQSARRLDITLASVKVDASAYPSQPDAKTVRVTASDATLDEAEQQALEAAEEDAREVWPGAIELFQLQEAKRVQQTESIKALKQDEQAANQDIRYVTGNIVNMRGGPGTEFAAVGKLSQGTEVAILDAPGNGWVMLRVMTTGQEGWMADWLVSTAN; this is encoded by the coding sequence ATGATGATAACCTTCGGGTTTTTAGGATTTGCTTTTTATGAGCTAAGTGGTGGTGCGGATTACGAACCCCATGCGAACTCAATTCAAGCCCGGGCAGGTCAAACTCAACCAGTCAGCGTTGCTGAACTGGAACCCGTTGAGACTCCGTCCATAGCCGATCTTGCAAAACCTGCACCAAAGGCGCAGTCAGCGCGGCGCCTGGATATTACCCTCGCTTCGGTCAAAGTTGATGCGTCGGCCTACCCATCTCAGCCTGACGCCAAAACAGTGCGTGTGACAGCAAGCGACGCGACTCTGGATGAGGCCGAGCAACAGGCGTTGGAAGCGGCAGAGGAAGACGCCCGCGAAGTTTGGCCCGGAGCGATTGAGCTGTTCCAGCTTCAAGAAGCCAAACGCGTTCAGCAAACTGAATCCATCAAAGCGTTGAAGCAAGACGAACAGGCCGCAAACCAAGACATCCGATATGTCACCGGCAATATTGTTAACATGCGCGGTGGCCCGGGCACTGAATTTGCCGCAGTTGGGAAGCTGTCCCAAGGCACCGAAGTTGCGATCTTGGATGCGCCAGGAAATGGTTGGGTCATGCTCCGTGTCATGACAACTGGGCAGGAAGGCTGGATGGCCGACTGGCTTGTGAGTACGGCAAACTGA
- a CDS encoding DNA topoisomerase IV subunit A, with protein MSDLVDDPNISPEGGSEAVAEPLRRAIGERYLTYALSTIMHRALPDARDGLKPVHRRILYAMRELRLAANGGFRKSAKISGDVMGNYHPHGDAAIYDAMARLAQDFNVRYPLVDGQGNFGNIDGDNPAASRYTEARLTIVAEALLEGLNENAVDFRDNYDGTLTEPVVLPAQFPNLLANGSSGIAVGMATNIPPHNIAELIDACLHLIKTPDARDDTLMKYVPGPDFPTGGIIVEPPEAIAQAYRTGKGGFRLRCKYEVEDLGRGQWQIVVTEIPYQVQKSKLIEKLAELIQTKKIPILADVRDESADDIRVILEPRSKNVDPEVLMGMLYRNSDLEVRFSLNMNVLIDGLTPKVCSMKEVLRAFLDFRREVLIRRSTHRMEKIDHRLEVLEGLIVAFLNLDRVIDVIRYDEDPKAALMREDWSKDHVRASDEADYVPPPPGEGELSDVQAEAILNMRLRSLRRLEEMELLREQGELMEERAGLEDLLESEKLQWSAISDQLRDVKTKFGKDYEGGARRTQFAEAGEVEEVPLEAMIDKEPITVVCSKMGWIRAMSGHIDLNRELKFKDGDEGRFVFHAETTDRLLVFGTNGRFYTLSAANLPGGRGMGEPLRLMVDLPNEADIVAILIHSPGRKLLVASSAGDGFLVPEDEVVAQTRSGKQVLNVKNDVRAQVCRTVEGDHVACVGENRKVLVFPLDELPEMGRGKGVRLQKYKDGGLSDAMTFTLAEGLSWLDPAGRTRTETELAEWIGKRASAGRMAPRGFPRDNRFTKL; from the coding sequence ATGAGTGATTTGGTCGACGACCCCAACATAAGCCCTGAGGGCGGATCAGAAGCTGTTGCAGAACCGCTACGCCGGGCCATTGGCGAGCGCTATCTGACCTATGCTCTGTCGACGATCATGCATCGCGCGCTGCCCGATGCGCGGGACGGCTTGAAGCCTGTGCATCGGCGGATTCTCTATGCGATGCGCGAACTCAGGCTGGCCGCGAATGGAGGATTCCGGAAGTCGGCCAAGATCTCTGGCGACGTGATGGGGAACTACCACCCCCATGGTGATGCCGCGATCTATGACGCCATGGCGCGCCTCGCGCAGGATTTCAACGTGCGCTACCCGCTGGTCGATGGCCAGGGTAACTTTGGTAACATCGACGGGGACAACCCCGCCGCCAGCCGCTACACAGAAGCGCGGTTGACCATCGTGGCCGAGGCTTTGCTGGAAGGCCTCAATGAAAACGCGGTCGATTTTCGCGACAATTACGATGGAACGCTGACCGAGCCGGTTGTTCTGCCTGCGCAATTCCCGAATCTCTTGGCCAACGGCTCCAGCGGCATTGCCGTGGGTATGGCCACCAACATCCCGCCGCACAATATCGCGGAGTTGATCGATGCGTGCCTGCATCTGATCAAAACGCCCGATGCGCGTGATGATACGTTGATGAAATATGTGCCCGGTCCGGACTTCCCGACCGGAGGCATCATTGTTGAGCCGCCAGAGGCGATTGCCCAGGCGTATCGAACCGGCAAAGGTGGTTTCCGCCTACGCTGCAAATATGAGGTCGAGGATCTGGGCCGGGGCCAATGGCAGATCGTTGTCACTGAAATTCCTTATCAGGTGCAGAAATCCAAGCTGATCGAAAAGCTGGCGGAACTGATCCAGACCAAGAAAATTCCAATCCTTGCCGATGTTCGGGATGAGAGCGCCGATGACATCCGGGTCATCCTTGAACCGCGATCCAAGAATGTGGACCCTGAGGTTCTGATGGGCATGCTCTATCGCAACTCCGATCTGGAAGTGCGGTTCTCGCTCAACATGAACGTGCTGATTGACGGGCTGACGCCCAAGGTCTGTTCGATGAAGGAAGTGCTGCGCGCCTTCCTGGATTTCCGGCGTGAGGTTCTGATCCGGCGCTCGACGCACCGGATGGAAAAAATCGACCACCGGTTAGAGGTGCTCGAAGGCTTGATCGTGGCTTTCCTCAATCTCGACCGGGTGATCGACGTCATCCGCTATGACGAAGACCCTAAAGCCGCACTGATGCGTGAGGACTGGTCCAAGGATCACGTCCGGGCGAGCGATGAGGCTGACTATGTTCCGCCTCCGCCGGGTGAAGGCGAGTTGAGCGATGTGCAGGCCGAAGCCATTCTCAATATGCGCCTGCGCAGCTTGCGGCGCCTTGAGGAAATGGAGTTGTTGCGCGAACAGGGCGAGTTGATGGAAGAACGCGCCGGTTTGGAAGACCTTCTGGAAAGCGAAAAACTTCAATGGTCGGCGATTTCGGATCAGCTCAGAGACGTCAAAACCAAGTTTGGCAAAGACTACGAAGGCGGCGCACGTCGCACACAGTTTGCCGAGGCCGGAGAGGTCGAAGAAGTGCCGCTTGAAGCGATGATCGACAAGGAGCCGATCACGGTTGTGTGCTCGAAAATGGGCTGGATCCGGGCGATGTCGGGCCATATCGATCTGAATCGCGAGTTGAAATTCAAAGACGGTGATGAAGGACGGTTTGTCTTTCATGCAGAGACCACCGACCGTCTACTGGTCTTTGGCACCAATGGCCGGTTCTACACGTTATCGGCGGCCAATCTGCCCGGTGGGCGCGGTATGGGAGAGCCGCTGCGCCTGATGGTTGATCTGCCAAACGAGGCCGATATCGTCGCCATCCTGATCCACAGCCCCGGACGCAAATTGCTGGTGGCGTCCAGTGCTGGCGACGGATTCCTGGTTCCCGAAGATGAGGTTGTGGCCCAAACCCGCAGTGGCAAACAGGTGCTCAATGTCAAAAACGATGTGCGCGCGCAGGTGTGTCGCACTGTTGAGGGCGATCACGTGGCCTGTGTTGGCGAAAACCGTAAGGTACTGGTCTTCCCACTGGACGAGTTGCCGGAAATGGGGCGCGGCAAGGGTGTGCGGCTTCAGAAATACAAGGATGGCGGTTTGAGCGACGCCATGACGTTCACTCTGGCGGAAGGGCTAAGCTGGCTTGATCCCGCGGGTCGGACGCGCACCGAGACGGAACTTGCCGAATGGATAGGCAAACGCGCCAGCGCAGGCCGCATGGCCCCGCGCGGTTTCCCTCGTGACAATCGATTTACGAAACTGTGA
- a CDS encoding YHS domain-containing (seleno)protein — translation MTLSRRAILIGATAVLVARPAFAKEPRWYDSGSGYAADGADVVAYFSLDETARGVKGSSEYSTEWNGMRWRFANAENLAAFQANPEKYAPQFGGYCSWAVSQGYTAHGDKDAWSVKNGKLYLNYNNRIRNRWLKDVPGFIAKGEANWPGIIGS, via the coding sequence ATGACGCTTTCAAGACGTGCCATCTTGATAGGGGCAACCGCGGTGCTGGTTGCACGACCCGCATTTGCCAAAGAGCCACGCTGGTATGACAGCGGCAGCGGCTATGCGGCTGACGGGGCGGATGTTGTGGCCTATTTCTCGCTTGATGAGACCGCCAGAGGCGTCAAAGGGTCATCTGAATATAGCACAGAGTGGAACGGCATGCGTTGGCGCTTTGCCAATGCCGAGAACCTCGCCGCATTTCAGGCAAATCCGGAAAAATACGCGCCTCAATTCGGCGGCTACTGCTCTTGGGCCGTGTCGCAGGGCTACACTGCCCATGGCGACAAAGATGCCTGGTCTGTCAAGAACGGTAAGCTTTACCTGAACTACAACAACCGCATCCGAAACCGTTGGCTTAAGGATGTGCCCGGATTTATCGCCAAGGGAGAAGCGAATTGGCCGGGTATCATCGGTTCTTGA
- a CDS encoding cytochrome P450, with the protein MSSTIPVRVPLVTEPLGILGSLNAARRNVLSIIPDIATRQPMVSGRTGKRWHMVMDPGALREMLLERLEIYPKSLVTKNLLKPAIGDSLFIAEGAHWRWQRRTAAPVFSHRNVMNLAPIMTAAAERSAERIAAAGDRAVDVAEDMVRTTFDVIAEVTFSGDGMFDSDAVHRGIDNYIAEAGKISLLDVLGAPDWVPRPGRLLFSRGAVSEMKTVADQAIEARRKRGPDGVPDLLDLLLEGEDPETKRQMNTAELRDNLLTFIVAGHETTALTLGWSLYLSAFDQEVQKRARAEVHRVCGDRPVTGDDVANLPFVRQIIDETLRLYPPAGMVSRTAMADDTLCGREIRKGDTVIVPIYALHRHHMLWEDPDAFRPDRFAERKSMERYAYLPFGDGPRICIGASFAIQEAVIILGTLLSRFQFTPVAGRDPDPVMILTLRPEGGVWLEAKSLGPFRPANAA; encoded by the coding sequence ATGTCCTCAACGATCCCAGTCAGAGTACCATTGGTCACAGAACCACTGGGCATCCTTGGCAGTTTGAACGCCGCGCGCCGAAACGTTCTGAGCATTATTCCGGATATTGCCACTCGTCAGCCCATGGTTTCAGGCCGTACGGGCAAGCGCTGGCACATGGTTATGGACCCCGGCGCGTTGCGGGAAATGCTTCTGGAACGTCTGGAAATCTACCCCAAGTCGCTGGTCACGAAAAACCTGCTCAAACCGGCCATCGGCGACTCGCTTTTCATCGCCGAAGGCGCGCATTGGCGGTGGCAGCGACGCACTGCGGCCCCGGTGTTTTCGCATCGTAATGTGATGAACCTCGCACCGATCATGACCGCCGCCGCAGAACGCAGCGCCGAACGCATTGCCGCCGCCGGAGACCGCGCGGTGGATGTGGCCGAAGACATGGTGCGCACCACCTTTGACGTGATCGCCGAGGTTACTTTTTCCGGCGATGGCATGTTTGACTCAGATGCCGTGCATCGCGGCATCGACAACTACATCGCGGAAGCAGGCAAGATTTCCCTGCTCGACGTTCTGGGTGCGCCGGATTGGGTGCCAAGACCCGGGCGGCTTTTGTTCTCACGCGGGGCCGTATCAGAGATGAAAACCGTGGCCGATCAAGCCATTGAAGCACGGCGCAAAAGAGGCCCGGATGGCGTGCCGGACTTACTGGACCTGCTGCTGGAGGGCGAAGACCCGGAAACCAAGCGGCAGATGAATACTGCCGAGCTTCGAGATAACCTGCTCACCTTCATCGTGGCAGGCCATGAGACAACTGCGCTGACATTGGGTTGGTCGCTGTATCTCAGCGCCTTTGACCAGGAGGTCCAGAAGCGCGCGCGTGCCGAAGTGCATCGCGTTTGTGGCGACAGGCCCGTGACGGGCGACGATGTCGCCAACCTGCCTTTCGTGCGGCAAATCATTGATGAGACCCTGCGGCTTTATCCACCTGCGGGCATGGTGTCGCGGACGGCGATGGCCGATGACACGCTTTGCGGGCGCGAGATCCGCAAAGGCGACACGGTTATTGTCCCGATTTATGCCCTGCATCGGCATCATATGCTCTGGGAGGATCCGGATGCGTTCCGCCCGGATCGCTTCGCGGAGCGCAAGTCGATGGAACGCTACGCCTATCTGCCCTTCGGAGATGGGCCGCGTATCTGTATTGGGGCAAGCTTTGCCATTCAGGAGGCCGTGATCATTCTCGGCACGCTGTTAAGTCGGTTCCAGTTCACGCCGGTTGCGGGTCGCGACCCTGACCCGGTCATGATCCTGACGCTGCGCCCTGAGGGCGGTGTTTGGCTGGAGGCGAAATCGCTCGGGCCGTTTCGCCCGGCAAACGCGGCGTAA